The Verrucomicrobiota bacterium genome includes a region encoding these proteins:
- a CDS encoding PaeR7I family type II restriction endonuclease, which yields MDDLQPRLAAAVKQFWKTRQQQAKKQGSRTGKKDQGKRGAVTGGAQMDGMIALVGEILAESGLPDATIYRKKHIELPGFFRATKEWDILVIVDDMLLASIEFKSQVGSFGNNYNNRTEEAIGNATDLWTAYREGAFHKSPRPWLGYLMLLEEARRSTSPVAVEEPHFPVFKEFRGASYAKRYEILCQKLVRERLYDAACFLLSNEMTGIKGQYTEPSVELSFARFVASLTAHVTAYTKTQK from the coding sequence GTGGACGACCTCCAGCCAAGGCTCGCAGCCGCCGTAAAGCAGTTCTGGAAGACCCGCCAGCAACAGGCCAAGAAACAAGGCTCGCGCACCGGTAAGAAGGACCAGGGCAAGCGTGGCGCCGTCACCGGCGGCGCGCAGATGGATGGCATGATCGCGCTCGTCGGCGAGATCCTGGCCGAGAGCGGCCTCCCCGACGCGACGATCTACCGCAAGAAACACATCGAGCTGCCCGGCTTCTTCCGCGCCACGAAGGAGTGGGACATCCTCGTGATCGTCGACGACATGCTGCTCGCCTCGATCGAGTTCAAGTCCCAGGTCGGCTCGTTCGGGAATAACTACAACAACCGCACCGAAGAGGCCATCGGAAACGCCACCGACCTCTGGACCGCCTACCGCGAGGGCGCGTTCCATAAGTCGCCGCGCCCCTGGCTCGGGTACCTGATGCTGCTTGAAGAGGCGCGCCGCTCGACCTCGCCGGTCGCCGTCGAAGAGCCCCACTTCCCGGTCTTCAAGGAGTTCCGCGGGGCGTCCTACGCCAAGCGCTACGAGATCCTCTGCCAGAAGCTCGTCCGAGAACGCCTCTACGACGCCGCCTGCTTCCTGCTCTCAAACGAGATGACCGGCATCAAGGGCCAGTACACGGAGCCGTCCGTCGAGCTGAGCTTCGCACGCTTCGTC